A single region of the Arthrobacter sp. zg-Y20 genome encodes:
- a CDS encoding lactate utilization protein C, which translates to MSARTEILDRLRSALHDAPAAGDIPRNYRHESGKAEDELIELLSDRLVDYKAGVSVVDEAGVPVRVAELLAGAPSYVVPEGLDERWTALAPGRMVDSAEDPLSVAQLDAAGAVVTGSAAAVAETGTIILDGSPDQGRRAISLIPDHHICLVRARDITGVLPEALRRLDATHPLTWISGPSATSDIELERVEGVHGPRTLDVVIIR; encoded by the coding sequence ATGAGCGCCCGTACGGAGATTCTGGACCGGCTGCGGTCGGCCCTTCATGATGCGCCGGCAGCTGGGGACATCCCGCGGAACTACCGGCACGAGTCCGGTAAGGCTGAGGACGAACTCATTGAACTGCTCAGCGACCGGCTGGTTGACTACAAGGCGGGAGTCAGCGTGGTGGACGAGGCCGGGGTGCCCGTCCGTGTGGCGGAGCTGCTGGCGGGAGCTCCCTCCTACGTGGTTCCGGAAGGGCTGGATGAACGCTGGACGGCGTTGGCGCCCGGGCGAATGGTGGACTCCGCGGAGGACCCGCTTTCCGTGGCGCAACTGGATGCTGCCGGTGCCGTGGTGACCGGTAGCGCCGCCGCCGTGGCGGAGACCGGCACCATCATCCTGGACGGCAGTCCGGATCAGGGCCGCCGTGCTATTTCCCTGATTCCGGACCACCACATTTGCCTGGTCCGGGCCCGGGACATCACCGGAGTGCTGCCCGAGGCATTGCGCCGGCTGGACGCCACCCACCCCCTGACCTGGATCAGCGGGCCCAGCGCCACGAGCGACATTGAGCTGGAACGGGTGGAAGGCGTACACGGGCCGCGGACCCTGGACGTGGTGATTATCCGCTGA
- a CDS encoding alpha/beta hydrolase has product MKFLSLKAAVVLAGAAAAAGTAAAAALHWDPRTSAMLIRGVFSGAGKMQPSQPVLHLPRGSVTSHMGLRYLGSAVNPSLDLFLPASASAPLPVVVWVHGGAWISGSKKDVEPYLRVLAGYGYAVVGLGYTISPKACYPTAVRELNSALGYLREHAQKYGLDPDRIVLAGDSAGAQLAAQLALGITSPDYARLTGIVPAAAPEHLRGIVLNCGLYDFKSVARLTGTFGWGLKKALWSYTGSKDWAATEAAGHMSIFEHANGKFPPAYIAAGNSDPLTENQSLPLADRLEELGVPVTRRFWPRDYRPALGHEYQFRLDRPEARQTLQETVRFLDTVTRPTAQAQSPSRLYRQPAREKISA; this is encoded by the coding sequence GTGAAGTTCCTGTCGCTGAAGGCAGCGGTGGTGTTGGCCGGGGCGGCCGCCGCTGCTGGAACAGCTGCCGCCGCTGCCCTGCACTGGGATCCCCGAACCTCTGCCATGCTGATCCGCGGAGTCTTCTCCGGCGCCGGCAAAATGCAGCCCTCGCAGCCGGTCCTGCACCTTCCGCGGGGCAGCGTCACCAGCCACATGGGACTGCGGTACCTCGGCTCCGCCGTGAACCCCTCCCTGGACCTTTTCCTGCCCGCGTCGGCGAGCGCGCCGCTGCCCGTAGTGGTCTGGGTCCACGGAGGTGCCTGGATCTCCGGTTCCAAGAAAGACGTGGAGCCCTACCTGCGGGTTCTGGCAGGCTACGGGTACGCCGTCGTCGGGCTTGGCTACACCATTTCCCCCAAGGCCTGTTATCCCACAGCCGTGCGGGAACTGAACTCCGCCCTCGGCTATTTGCGCGAACATGCGCAGAAGTACGGCCTGGACCCGGACCGGATTGTCCTGGCAGGCGACTCAGCCGGAGCCCAGCTCGCAGCCCAGCTGGCCCTGGGCATCACCAGTCCGGACTACGCGCGACTCACTGGCATAGTCCCCGCCGCCGCCCCGGAACACCTGCGTGGGATCGTGCTGAACTGCGGCCTGTACGACTTCAAATCCGTGGCCCGGCTCACCGGCACTTTCGGGTGGGGCCTGAAGAAGGCCCTCTGGTCCTATACCGGGTCAAAGGACTGGGCTGCCACCGAGGCAGCAGGGCACATGTCCATCTTCGAGCACGCCAACGGGAAGTTCCCGCCCGCCTACATAGCCGCCGGCAACAGTGATCCGCTGACCGAGAACCAGTCCCTGCCACTGGCCGACCGGCTGGAAGAACTTGGGGTCCCAGTGACCCGCCGCTTCTGGCCCAGGGACTACCGCCCGGCGCTGGGCCACGAATACCAGTTCCGGCTGGACCGGCCGGAGGCCCGCCAGACGTTGCAGGAAACGGTCCGGTTCCTGGACACCGTCACCCGGCCGACGGCGCAGGCGCAGTCCCCCAGCCGGCTATACCGGCAGCCGGCGAGGGAGAAAATCAGCGCCTAG